The proteins below are encoded in one region of Terriglobales bacterium:
- a CDS encoding ABC transporter ATP-binding protein — MSDLLDVRGVSKRFGGLLAVSDVSFHLAQGEILGLIGPNGAGKTTLFNMVNGVYPPNGGSIWFEGRDITGSPPHRVVQLGLSRTHQIVKPLNGMTVLDNVTVGACFGREYQHLRPARETALEVLKLVGMAERAHSPARSLTIAGKKRLEVARALAARPKLLLLDEVLAGLNPTEIAQMIDLVRRVRDSGVSVFMIEHLMQAVMNLSDRIVVLNFG; from the coding sequence ATGAGTGATCTCCTCGATGTCCGCGGGGTCAGCAAACGCTTCGGCGGCCTGCTGGCGGTCTCCGACGTCAGCTTCCATCTTGCGCAGGGCGAGATCCTGGGCCTGATCGGCCCCAACGGCGCCGGCAAGACCACGCTGTTCAACATGGTGAACGGCGTGTACCCCCCGAACGGCGGCAGCATCTGGTTCGAAGGCCGCGACATCACCGGCAGCCCGCCTCACCGCGTGGTCCAGCTCGGGCTTTCCCGCACCCACCAGATCGTGAAGCCGCTGAACGGCATGACCGTGCTGGACAACGTCACCGTGGGCGCCTGCTTCGGCCGCGAGTATCAGCACCTGCGCCCCGCCCGGGAGACCGCCCTCGAAGTCCTGAAGCTGGTCGGCATGGCGGAGCGCGCCCACTCGCCCGCCCGCTCCCTCACCATCGCCGGCAAGAAGCGCCTGGAAGTCGCGCGCGCCCTCGCCGCCCGGCCCAAGCTGCTCCTGCTCGACGAGGTCCTGGCCGGCCTGAACCCCACCGAGATCGCCCAGATGATCGACCTGGTGCGCCGGGTCCGCGACAGCGGCGTCTCGGTCTTCATGATCGAGCACCTCATGCAGGCGGTCATGAATCTCTCCGACCGCATCGTGGTGCTCAACTTCGGG
- a CDS encoding branched-chain amino acid ABC transporter permease has translation MILRRLVFWLVLLTAAAFAYLPVRGNNISLREDLILVAVAIILASNLNLMIGYTGYVNFGHIVFYGLGGYVGLYLATVRNWNLAVAALAAGAAVSVFAFLLGLAILRLRGAYFALATIGVLQAVQAFVSNFDPWGRSTGLYVEFTSYESLGGPVRALWVIYFLVIALMALSMILSLGIKISKFGLGLFAIREDEDAAVVLGVNATMYKAIVFSVSAFLPAVAGTLMFFKNGMIDPSIAFEFMLSLEGIVMLMLGGQGTVVGAALGPGLYERLRSWLLTSPRLSNFHLVIAGGLLLVVVLFAPGGLIGWLYRLWPRSQEVIE, from the coding sequence GTGATCCTGCGACGGCTGGTCTTCTGGTTGGTCCTGCTCACGGCTGCCGCATTCGCCTACCTGCCGGTGCGCGGCAACAACATTTCCCTGCGCGAGGACCTGATCCTGGTGGCGGTCGCCATCATCCTGGCCAGCAACCTCAACCTGATGATCGGCTATACCGGCTACGTGAACTTCGGCCACATCGTGTTTTACGGGTTGGGAGGCTACGTCGGACTCTACCTGGCCACCGTCCGCAACTGGAACCTGGCGGTGGCCGCGCTGGCTGCCGGCGCCGCTGTCAGTGTGTTTGCCTTCCTTCTGGGACTCGCCATCCTGCGCCTGCGGGGAGCGTATTTCGCTTTGGCCACCATCGGCGTGTTGCAGGCGGTGCAGGCCTTCGTCTCCAACTTCGATCCCTGGGGCCGCTCCACCGGCCTGTACGTCGAGTTCACCTCCTACGAATCGCTGGGCGGCCCGGTGCGTGCCCTCTGGGTCATCTACTTCCTGGTGATCGCGCTGATGGCGCTGTCCATGATCTTGAGCCTGGGCATCAAGATCTCGAAATTCGGCCTGGGACTGTTCGCCATTCGCGAGGACGAAGATGCCGCCGTGGTCCTGGGGGTCAACGCCACCATGTACAAGGCCATCGTGTTCAGCGTCTCCGCCTTCCTGCCGGCGGTCGCCGGCACCCTGATGTTCTTCAAGAACGGCATGATCGATCCTTCCATCGCCTTCGAGTTCATGCTCTCGCTGGAGGGCATCGTGATGCTGATGCTCGGCGGCCAGGGCACGGTGGTGGGTGCGGCCCTCGGTCCCGGGCTCTACGAGCGCCTCCGCTCCTGGCTCTTGACCTCGCCCCGTCTCTCCAACTTCCATCTGGTGATCGCCGGCGGCTTGCTGCTGGTGGTGGTGCTCTTCGCTCCCGGCGGGCTCATCGGCTGGCTCTACCGGCTGTGGCCGCGGTCGCAGGAGGTGATCGAATGA
- a CDS encoding branched-chain amino acid ABC transporter permease: MSGILASMIDGLLVGSVYGLAAMGLSLIWGVMDVINLTHGSMIALGMFGMYVLFTAFPTNAYFLLLPLIGAGFILGLVVYWMSVHWVVGRAQLMSLLSTFAVNMMVIGIGTAIWSTSPYNVNFSVPGVTMGAYTFTGNHIAAAVSAIVIALALELFLYHTRMGKAIRAVADNREAAELMGISSTMVLTVAFGIGIALAISSGALVSTLFPFTILSGAVYQMKSFVVTVLAGLGKPLGALLAGILLGLLEGAVTPFIAVSWVPLIEFGLFVVVLLAFPKGIFVRASA, translated from the coding sequence ATGTCCGGTATTCTGGCCTCGATGATCGACGGGCTCCTGGTGGGCTCCGTCTATGGCCTGGCCGCCATGGGCTTGAGCCTGATCTGGGGTGTCATGGACGTGATCAACCTGACCCATGGCTCCATGATCGCCCTGGGCATGTTCGGGATGTATGTGCTGTTCACCGCTTTCCCTACCAATGCCTACTTTCTCCTTCTCCCGTTGATCGGGGCGGGATTCATTCTCGGCCTGGTGGTGTATTGGATGTCGGTGCACTGGGTGGTGGGACGGGCCCAGTTGATGAGTCTGCTCTCCACCTTTGCGGTGAATATGATGGTCATCGGGATCGGCACCGCCATCTGGAGCACCAGCCCGTACAACGTGAACTTCAGCGTCCCCGGGGTGACCATGGGCGCCTATACCTTCACCGGCAACCACATCGCGGCCGCCGTGTCCGCCATCGTGATCGCGCTGGCGCTGGAACTTTTCCTCTACCACACGCGGATGGGCAAAGCCATCCGTGCGGTCGCCGACAACCGCGAAGCCGCCGAATTGATGGGCATCTCTTCGACCATGGTGCTGACCGTCGCCTTCGGTATCGGCATCGCCCTGGCGATCTCCTCCGGAGCTCTAGTCTCCACCCTGTTCCCTTTCACCATCCTCTCCGGGGCGGTGTACCAGATGAAGAGCTTCGTCGTGACCGTGCTGGCCGGGCTGGGGAAACCCTTGGGCGCGCTGCTGGCCGGCATCCTGCTCGGCCTCCTGGAAGGCGCGGTGACGCCGTTTATCGCCGTCAGCTGGGTCCCGCTGATCGAGTTCGGTCTGTTCGTGGTCGTGCTGCTCGCCTTCCCCAAAGGGATCTTTGTGAGGGCATCGGCGTGA
- a CDS encoding amino acid ABC transporter substrate-binding protein codes for MKRLSLITLSLAVVLAAPAFAQTITIGFTMSKTGALNVDSLEQSRGFELWRDQVNAAGGIKAGGKSYQVKLVTYDDESNSKRVQQLYTRLILEDKSDFLFSPYSSGLTTNASIVTEQNGKVMLTTGAADEKTYKLGNKLLFQMFAPGGEYLKGALDAVKVKDPKAAIAFVYEDAAFSVAVVKPAMAYAQQIGLNVAFSEAYAPATTDFSAILDKVISSKATVLMGGGHYPDGSTLARQLSARKASLKMITLLVAPDSPQWTELGEAGYGVSVPSQWEPQVMSKPQFGPSVTQFVKDYEAKFKAEASYESAGGYAAGLVLQHAIEQAGSLDSDKVAAVLNSMDVTTFYGRTKFSAAAADHGLQVGHTMVIAQWQKDKSGKLVKQVVWPAASKSADLKYPIY; via the coding sequence GTGAAACGACTGAGCCTCATCACTCTCTCCCTGGCTGTCGTGCTGGCTGCGCCGGCTTTCGCGCAGACCATCACCATCGGCTTCACCATGTCGAAGACTGGCGCTCTCAACGTCGATTCGCTGGAGCAATCCCGCGGCTTCGAGCTGTGGCGCGACCAGGTCAACGCTGCCGGCGGTATCAAGGCCGGCGGCAAGAGTTACCAGGTCAAGCTGGTCACCTATGACGACGAATCCAATTCCAAGCGCGTCCAGCAGCTCTACACCCGCCTGATCCTCGAGGACAAGTCCGATTTCCTGTTCAGCCCCTACTCCTCCGGGCTCACCACCAACGCGTCGATCGTGACCGAACAGAACGGCAAGGTCATGCTCACCACCGGCGCCGCCGACGAGAAAACCTATAAGCTGGGAAACAAGCTCCTGTTTCAGATGTTCGCGCCCGGCGGCGAGTACCTGAAGGGCGCGCTCGACGCGGTCAAAGTCAAGGACCCGAAGGCCGCCATCGCCTTCGTGTACGAGGACGCGGCGTTTTCCGTAGCGGTGGTAAAGCCGGCCATGGCGTACGCCCAGCAGATCGGACTGAATGTGGCCTTCAGCGAAGCCTACGCGCCGGCCACCACCGACTTCAGCGCCATTCTCGACAAGGTGATCTCCTCCAAGGCGACGGTGTTGATGGGCGGCGGGCATTATCCCGACGGCTCCACTCTGGCGCGGCAGCTCTCCGCCCGCAAGGCCAGCCTGAAGATGATCACCCTGCTGGTCGCGCCCGACAGCCCGCAGTGGACCGAACTGGGCGAGGCCGGCTACGGGGTGAGCGTGCCTTCGCAGTGGGAGCCCCAGGTGATGTCGAAACCTCAGTTCGGCCCCTCCGTGACCCAGTTCGTCAAGGATTACGAGGCCAAGTTCAAGGCCGAGGCCAGCTATGAATCAGCCGGTGGATACGCCGCCGGACTGGTCCTGCAGCACGCCATCGAGCAGGCGGGCAGCCTCGACTCCGACAAGGTGGCCGCGGTTCTGAACTCGATGGACGTGACCACCTTCTACGGGCGCACCAAGTTCTCCGCCGCCGCCGCCGACCACGGCCTCCAGGTGGGACACACCATGGTGATCGCCCAGTGGCAGAAAGACAAATCGGGCAAACTGGTGAAGCAGGTGGTATGGCCCGCGGCCAGCAAGAGCGCGGATCTGAAGTATCCGATCTACTGA
- a CDS encoding LUD domain-containing protein translates to MASAETHSPAADHAGRERILERVRNALQAPAHQPPPTPAQPVFAPVTDPLERFQAECLANNTELILSTDEVATAAAIESVLDSLPAGEVFLQDSPWLRSVSRSFMVPRNERWSSEGAPSEGSEATVTECELLVALTGSIVVSSACGGRGASIVAPCHIVVARLEQLVPDLETALARVHEMGLDAKNSFVGLITGSSRTADIEKILVLGAHGPRRLVLVVQTGA, encoded by the coding sequence ATGGCTTCCGCTGAGACCCATTCCCCGGCCGCCGATCATGCGGGCCGCGAGCGCATTCTGGAACGCGTGCGCAATGCGCTGCAAGCACCGGCGCATCAGCCTCCGCCGACGCCGGCGCAGCCGGTGTTTGCGCCGGTCACCGACCCGCTGGAGCGCTTCCAGGCCGAGTGCCTGGCCAACAACACCGAGCTGATCCTGTCCACCGACGAGGTCGCCACCGCGGCCGCCATCGAGAGCGTGCTCGATTCCCTGCCCGCGGGCGAGGTTTTCCTGCAGGATTCGCCGTGGCTGCGCAGCGTGAGCCGCTCGTTCATGGTGCCCCGGAACGAGCGCTGGTCGTCGGAAGGCGCGCCCAGCGAGGGCTCCGAGGCCACCGTCACGGAATGCGAGCTGCTGGTCGCGCTCACCGGGTCCATCGTGGTGTCTTCCGCCTGCGGCGGGCGGGGCGCCTCCATCGTGGCGCCCTGTCACATCGTGGTGGCGCGGTTAGAGCAGCTCGTTCCGGACCTGGAGACGGCCCTGGCCCGGGTGCACGAAATGGGGCTGGATGCGAAGAACTCCTTCGTCGGGCTGATCACCGGCTCCAGCCGCACCGCCGACATCGAGAAGATCCTGGTACTGGGCGCGCACGGGCCCCGGCGCCTGGTGCTGGTGGTGCAAACCGGCGCCTGA
- a CDS encoding LutB/LldF family L-lactate oxidation iron-sulfur protein, translating to MSAAAREFLRRAAEKSGDLAHRQVVRFNMDQYEAAVARGHSRFTDWEAARERCRQIKWEAVNHLDRYLLEFETKVQERGGHVFWAETSEEARRYVCDLAVARGVKKVVKSKSMVTEEVHLTPALEKLGMEVFETDLGEYIVQLRNEPPYHIVTPAMHLNRGQIRDLFKEKLGGGATDDPPELVAVARRTLRQAFFSAEMGISGANFLVADAGMVAITTNEGNGRLCTSIPRIHVVMTGIEKVVPRLQDLAMLWPVLATSGTGQPITCYNTLLAGARRAGEVDGPEEFHVVLVDNGRSQLLADSEQRDVLHCIRCGACLNACPVYRAVGGHTYGTIYQGPIGSVLTPHLRGLSEFQHLSYASSLCGNCTDVCPVKIDLHHHLLHNRRNAIRAGTHPGPERRAMRLFRWTMMDAGRFRILGGVARASIRLAHALGLGGTALDPMRAWTRRRAPMVLPSTSFRSLWRKTDGFR from the coding sequence ATGAGCGCCGCCGCCCGGGAATTCCTCCGCCGCGCCGCCGAGAAGTCCGGCGATCTGGCCCACCGCCAGGTTGTCCGCTTCAACATGGACCAGTACGAGGCGGCGGTCGCCCGCGGACACTCCCGCTTCACCGACTGGGAGGCGGCGCGCGAGCGCTGCCGGCAGATCAAGTGGGAAGCGGTCAATCATCTCGACCGCTACCTGCTGGAATTCGAGACAAAAGTTCAGGAGCGCGGCGGGCACGTTTTCTGGGCGGAGACCTCGGAAGAAGCGCGCAGGTACGTCTGCGACCTGGCCGTGGCGCGCGGGGTGAAGAAGGTCGTCAAGTCAAAGTCGATGGTGACCGAGGAAGTGCATCTCACCCCGGCGCTGGAGAAGCTGGGCATGGAGGTCTTCGAGACCGACCTCGGTGAGTACATCGTGCAGTTGCGCAACGAGCCGCCGTACCACATCGTCACCCCGGCGATGCATCTGAACCGCGGGCAGATCCGCGACCTGTTCAAAGAAAAGCTGGGCGGCGGCGCTACCGATGATCCCCCGGAGCTGGTCGCGGTGGCGCGCCGCACGCTGCGCCAGGCGTTCTTCTCCGCCGAGATGGGGATCTCCGGCGCCAACTTCCTGGTCGCCGATGCCGGCATGGTGGCCATCACCACCAACGAGGGCAACGGCCGGCTGTGCACCAGCATCCCCCGCATCCACGTGGTGATGACCGGGATCGAGAAGGTGGTCCCGCGCCTGCAGGACCTGGCAATGCTGTGGCCGGTGCTGGCGACCTCCGGCACCGGGCAGCCCATCACCTGTTACAACACCCTGCTCGCCGGCGCCCGCCGCGCGGGTGAGGTGGACGGGCCGGAGGAGTTCCACGTGGTGCTGGTGGACAACGGGCGCAGCCAGCTGCTGGCCGACTCCGAGCAGCGCGACGTCCTGCATTGCATCCGCTGCGGCGCCTGCCTCAACGCCTGCCCGGTGTACCGCGCGGTCGGCGGACACACCTACGGGACCATCTATCAAGGCCCCATCGGCAGCGTGCTCACCCCGCACTTGCGCGGGCTGAGCGAGTTCCAGCACCTGTCCTACGCATCGTCGTTGTGCGGCAACTGCACTGACGTCTGCCCGGTGAAGATCGACCTGCACCATCACCTGCTGCACAACCGGCGCAACGCCATCCGGGCCGGCACCCATCCGGGCCCCGAGCGCCGCGCCATGCGGCTGTTCCGCTGGACGATGATGGACGCCGGCCGCTTCCGCATCCTGGGGGGCGTGGCGCGCGCCTCCATCCGCCTGGCACACGCGCTCGGCCTGGGCGGGACCGCGCTCGACCCGATGCGCGCGTGGACTAGGCGGCGGGCCCCGATGGTGCTTCCCTCAACCTCGTTTCGCAGCCTGTGGAGGAAGACCGATGGCTTCCGCTGA
- a CDS encoding (Fe-S)-binding protein has protein sequence MFIPCFIDQLAPQVGVDVVRVLRRLGYEPDFPAQQTCCGQPAFNTGYWDEARPLAERFVRIFESAEAVVCPSGSCTTMVRNFYPELLAGTPLQEPAEQLGKRVFEFSEFLVKVAKKLDVGARFPHRVTFHDACHALRELRLKDGPRQLLRHVRGLELVEMPYVEECCGFGGGFAVKFDMISAAMGDSKAQNIEASGAEVVTSLDQSCLMHIEGMLRRSNARARTMHLASILAQEAE, from the coding sequence TTGTTCATCCCCTGTTTCATCGATCAACTGGCTCCGCAGGTCGGGGTGGACGTGGTGCGCGTGCTGCGCCGACTCGGGTATGAGCCGGACTTCCCTGCCCAGCAGACCTGCTGCGGCCAGCCGGCCTTCAACACCGGATACTGGGACGAGGCGCGACCGCTGGCGGAACGCTTTGTCCGCATCTTCGAGAGCGCGGAAGCGGTGGTCTGCCCGTCGGGTTCCTGCACCACCATGGTGCGGAACTTCTACCCCGAGCTGCTGGCGGGGACGCCCCTGCAAGAGCCGGCGGAGCAGTTGGGCAAGCGCGTCTTCGAGTTCTCCGAGTTCCTGGTGAAGGTGGCAAAGAAGCTGGATGTCGGCGCCCGGTTCCCCCACAGAGTCACCTTCCATGACGCCTGTCATGCCCTGCGCGAGCTACGCCTGAAAGACGGGCCCCGGCAACTGTTGCGGCACGTCCGCGGCCTGGAACTCGTGGAAATGCCTTACGTGGAGGAGTGCTGCGGCTTCGGTGGCGGCTTTGCGGTGAAGTTCGACATGATCTCGGCGGCCATGGGCGACTCTAAGGCGCAGAACATCGAAGCCAGTGGCGCCGAGGTCGTCACCTCGCTCGATCAAAGCTGCCTGATGCACATCGAAGGCATGCTCCGCCGGAGCAACGCCCGCGCCCGCACCATGCACCTGGCGAGCATCCTGGCGCAGGAGGCCGAATGA